The following proteins are encoded in a genomic region of Pyricularia oryzae 70-15 chromosome 6, whole genome shotgun sequence:
- a CDS encoding aflatoxin B1 aldehyde reductase member 2, producing the protein MSAPSKDRIILGLMTFGREEKWGARITDLDTFKETLDVFKSRGYSELDTARAYIGGQQEAFSREAGWREKGFKMATKVMYPLKPGVHSADKIVEWVETSLKELGTDCIDILYLHAPDRATPFTETLSALDKLHKQGKFSQLGLSNFAAFEVAEVVMTCRHNGWVRPTVYQGVYNAITRTIEPELLPALRRYGMDLVVYNPLAGGLLTGAIKSRDVAPSSGRFSDESVTGAHYRARYFRGSTFEALRAVEAAAEEAGLGMVETALRWLVHHSALRVKGGNDGVIVGVSSVAQLRDNLDHLEKGPLPREVVDALDRAWDVSRLDTADYWHLGLEYGYDTREALFGAGGQ; encoded by the exons ATGTCCGCTCCGTCCAAGGACCGCATCATCCTGGGTCTGATGACCTTTGGACGAGAAGAGAAGTGGGGCGCTCGCATCACAGACCTGGACACCTTCAAGGAGACGCTCGATGTGTTCAAGAGCCGCGGCTACAGCGAGCTGGACACGGCGCGTGCTTATATTGGCGGGCAGCAGGAGGCCTTTTCTCGCGAGGCGGGATGGAGGGAAAAGGGCTTCAAGATGGCCACCAAGGTCATGTATCCATTGAAGCCTGGTGTGCACTCGGCAGACAAGATTGTCGAGTGGGTGGAGACGAGTTTGAAGGAGCTGGGTACTGATTGCATTGAT ATCCTCTACCTTCATGCGCCG GACCGCGCCACTCCCTTCACCGAAACGCTCTCTGCCCTGGACAAGCTGCACAAACAGGGCAAGTTTTCGCAGCTGGGCCTGAGCAACTTTGCCGCGTTCGAGGTGGCCGAGGTGGTCATGACGTGCCGGCACAACGGCTGGGTGCGGCCGACCGTGTACCAGGGCGTGTACAACGCCATCACGCGCACCATCGAGCCTGAGCTGCTGCCCGCGCTGCGGCGCTACGGCATGGACCTGGTCGTCTACAACCCGCTGGCCGGCGGTCTCTTGACCGGCGCGATCAAGTCCCGGGACGTGGCGCCGAGCTCCGGCCGCTTCTCGGACGAGAGCGTGACGGGCGCCCACTACCGGGCGCGCTACTTTCGCGGCAGCACCTTCGAGGCCCTGCGCGCCGTCGAGGCCGCGGCGGAAGAGGCCGGGCTCGGCATGGTCGAGACGGCGCTGCGGTGGCTGGTCCACCACTCCGCGCTCAGGGTCAAGGGCGGCAACGACGGCGTCATCGTCGGCGTGTCGAGCGTCGCGCAGCTGCGGGACAACCTCGACCACCTCGAAAAGGGGCCCCTGCCCCGAGAGGTGGTGGACGCGCTCGACCGCGCCTGGGACGTCTCCAGGCTCGACACGGCCGACTATTGGCACCTTGGCCTCGAGTATGGGTACGACACCCGGGAGGCTCTGTTTGGTGCGGGTGGCCAATGA
- a CDS encoding averantin oxidoreductase — protein sequence MAAPMSAFTIGNLFMLLVVALGIISIYYGLLCIYNLYFHPLAKYPGPRLAAATHLWLMRAYLSGKAHRHIHEAHKRYGPVVRTTPDGLSYVDARQWKEIYGHQPSGRPEFSKQAFASAVFEEPTLHNADREYHGYVRRLFAHGFSEKALKGQESVLKEYVDWMFAGIERESRGGSRPVNVVNWYNYLTFDFIGFLTYGESFDCLRTSSLHDWIKLFISFGKLLIYGQVLLPIPRLLKIPAALLLIPSKLREDRKRASALQSEKIKHRLSIQPTITDFTTKMVEAYNNGKMSMNQLEGNSILLIGAGSETTATALSGLTWLLAQNPAVLAKLAAEVRSAFASTEQITSTGVNSCKYLLACVEEALRVYPPLAQPHYRIVPRGGASVGGDHLPAGVVVSVPKYAAARSPLNFHRPDDFCPERWLGGHDGEFAGDQRDASQPFSVGPRACIARNLAYLEVRLVIARLVWQYDIENATEGDWLGGQNLWHLWEKGPLWLRLKAVR from the exons ATGGCTGCGCCCATGAGCGCCTTCACCATTGGAAATTTGTTCATGCTTCTGGTGGTGGCTCTCGGCATA ATCTCGATCTACTATGGCCTCCTCTGCATCTACAACCTCTACTTCCACCCGCTGGCCAAGTACCCGGGGCCTCGGCTGGCGGCGGCAACGCACCTGTGGCTCATGAGGGCGTACCTGAGCGGCAAGGCCCACCGCCACATCCACGAGGCGCACAAGCGGTACGGCCCCGTGGTGAGGACCACGCCGGACGGGCTGTCGTACGTCGACGCCAGGCAGTGGAAGGAGATTTACGGGCACCAGCCGTCGGGCCGCCCCGAGTTCAGCAAGCAGGCCTTTGCGTCCGCCGTCTTTGAGGAGCCCACCCTCCACAACGCCGACAGGGAGTACCACGGCTACGTCCGCAGGCTGTTTGCCCACGGCTTCTCCGAGAAGGCGCTCAAGGGGCAGGAGTCGGTGCTCAAGGAGTACGTGGACTGGATGTTTGCGGGGATCGAGCGGGAATCTCGAGGGGGGTCTAGGCCGGTGAATGTGGTGAATTGGTACAAT TATTTGACCTTTGACTTTATTGGTTTTCTCA CCTATGGAGAATCATTCGACTGTCTCAGAACGTCCTCCCTGCATGATTGGATCAAACTCTTCATCTCATTCGGGAAACTGCTGATCTATGGCCAGGTCTTGCTCCCGATCCCCCGCCTCCTCAAGATCCCAGCCGCATTGCTCTTGATCCCTTCCAAGCTGAGGGAAGATAGGAAGAGAGCCAGTGCTCTGCAATCG GAAAAAATCAAACACCGGCTTTCGATCCAGCCCACCATCACAGACTTTACAACAAAAATGGTCGAGGCGTACAACAATGGAAAAATGTCAATGAACCAGCTCGAAGGCAACTCCATCCTCCTGATCGGAGCTGGGAGTGAAACCACAGCTACAGCACTGTCAG GACTCACATGGCTCCTTGCCCAAAACCCCGCGGTCCTGGCGAAGCTCGCGGCCGAAGTGCGGAGCGCCTTCGCCTCGACGGAGCAAATCACGTCGACGGGCGTCAACTCATGCAAGTACCTGCTCGCGTGCGTCGAGGAGGCCCTGCGCGTGTACCCGCCGCTGGCGCAGCCGCACTACCGCATCGTGCCGCGGGGCGGGGCCAGCGTGGGCGGCGACCACCTGCCCGCGGGCGTGGTGGTCAGCGTGCCCAAGTACGCGGCCGCGCGCAGCCCGCTCAACTTCCACCGGCCCGACGACTTTTGCCCCGAGAGGTGGCTGGGCGGGCACGACGGCGAGTTTGCAGGCGACCAGAGGGACGCGTCGCAGCCGTTCTCGGTCGGGCCCAGGGCCTGCATCGCCAGGAACCTGGCCTACCTCGAGGTCAGGCTCGTCATCGCCAGGCTGGTCTGGCAGTACGACATCGAGAACGCGACCGAGGGGGATTGGTTGGGCGGTCAGAACCTGTGGCATCTGTGGGAAAAGGGGCCGCTTTGGTTGAGGTTGAAGGCTGTTCGTTAG
- a CDS encoding Ser/Thr protein phosphatase, translating into MANQQQPRHPYGGNQGFMANGAHNVAVAPGATPLLPNQGRIIQTGPTRVLCIADVRGNLRSLNDLAKQANADYVIHTGDFGFYDDTSLERIAEKTLKHVAQYSPLISESVKKAIQVGGNGSVKSRFPPSELPLSELSMLLNGDFKLDVPVYTVWGACEDVRVLEKFRSKEYKVPNLFIIDEAQSMLLEVSGVKLRLLGLGGAVVMHKLFDNGEGRTTIAGGQGTMWTTLLQMGELVDTANRVYDPTETRVFVTHASPAREGILNQLSVTLKADFSVSAGLHFRYGSSYNEFSVNPTLDHYRGKLAASKASFNDVWETVKAEVEPAIQQNEAQQNLLKNALGIVEKMPSTAAGGNPFGGQTSAAVGQVDESAFKNMWNFNLADAAFGYLVLEIQDGRIGTEMRAQGFNFSHRGAKQQPSSAAAAPTAPAAQSAPAAAPIPSRQASQAPVPKASPGPQAKPGTPKPTPSQGESEKPAPANGAAHSSDAPAVSPAPRANHENTIGLFVMNAQSDEQVRDIFADEDKSKIAKIDKWGATNKVVHFKTVEERDGAMSRLSEEYKGQRSHEDRSKPLVRIFQHRERENRGEPRESTKSYGNRGGAGTWGSSRGGNASGQERGGYRSAGGGTASDSEGAGRRGGRGGRGGRGGERGDRPERGEGRGGRGRGPRGGLKGEGGGSGSPAPTSAAPSAD; encoded by the exons ATGGCCAAC CAGCAACAACCGAGACACCCTTACGGCGGCAACCAAGGCTTCATGGCAAATGGAGCTCACAACGTAGCTGTTGCTCCTGGCGCCACGCCGCTGCTACCAAACCAGGGTCGCATCATCCAAACTGGTCCTACGCGAGTCCTTTGTATCGCCGATGTTCGAG GAAACCTCCGATCATTGAACGATCTTGCGAAGCAAGCAAACGCAGACTACGTTATTCACACTGGAGACTTTGGTTTTTACGATGATACGTCACTTGAGCGCATTGCGGAAAA GACCTTGAAACATGTCGCCCAATACTCTCCGTTGATCAGCGAGTCCGTCAAGAAGGCCATTCAAGTCGGTGGAAATGGTTCAGTCAAGTCGCGATTCCCTCCTTCCGAGCTCCCACTCTCTGAGCTTTCCATGCTTTTgaacggcgatttcaagctCGATGTTCCCGTCTACACGGTCTGGGGTGCCTGTGAAGATGTGCGCGTGCTGGAGAAGTTCCGCTCGAAGGAGTACAAGGTTCCTAATCTCTTCATCATTGACGAGGCACAGTCGATGCTTCTCGAGGTTTCGGGTGTCAAGCTCCGACTGCTGGGTCTCGGCGGTGCCGTCGTGATGCACAAACTGTTCGACAACGGCGAGGGTAGGACAACGATCGCTGGAGGACAGGGAACGATGTGGACGACGTTGCTGCAGATGGGCGAGCTAGTTGACACCGCCAACCGTGTCTACGACCCGACAGAGACTCGCGTGTTCGTCACTCACGCCTCGCCTGCCCGCGAGGGTATCCTTAACCAGCTCTCCGTCACACTCAAGGCCGACTTCTCAGTATCTGCCGGTCTCCACTTCCGATATGGCAGCTCATACAACGAATTCTCCGTCAACCCCACGCTTGACCACTACAGAGGAAAGCTTGCCGCAAGCAAGGCTTCTTTCAACGATGTTTGGGAAACAGTCAAGGCGGAGGTTGAGCCGGCGATCCAGCAGAACGAGGCTCAACAGAATCTGCTCAAGAACGCCCTGGGTATTGTCGAGAAGATGCCGTCAACGGCGGCTGGAGGAAACCCATTCGGTGGGCAAACGTCAGCTGCGGTTGGACAGGTTGACGAGAGCGCTTTCAAGAACATGTggaatttcaacctggcgGACGCTGCTTTTGGCTACCTGGTTCTCGAGATTCAAGACGGCCGTATTGGAACCGAGATGAGGGCCCAGGGCTTCAACTTCTCACACCGTGGCGCCAAGCAGCAGCCCagctcggcagccgctgccccCACCGCCCCTGCTGCCCAGAGCGCCCCCGCAGCCGCCCCCATCCCTTCGCGACAGGCATCCCAGGCACCTGTCCCCAAGGCATCGCCCGGGCCGCAGGCCAAGCCGGGAACCCCCAAACCCACCCCCTCGCAAGGCGAGAGTGAGAAGCCCGCGCCCGCCAACGGCGCAGCGCACAGCAGCGACGCCCCCGCGGTGTCGCCCGCACCCAGGGCCAACCACGAGAACACTATTGGTCTTTTCGTCATGAACGCCCAGAGCGACGAGCAGGTCCGCGACATCTTTGCCGACGAGGACAAGTCCAAGATTGCAAAGATCGACAAGTGGGGAGCTACCAACAAGGTGGTCCACTTCAAGACGGTCGAGGAGCGGGACGGCGCCATGTCGCGCCTCTCGGAGGAGTACAAGGGCCAGCGCTCGCACGAGGACCGCAGCAAGCCGCTCGTGCGCATCTTCCAGCACCGCGAGCGCGAGAACCGCGGTGAGCCCAGGGAGTCGACAAAGAGCTACGGCAACCGTGGCGGTGCGGGCACGTGGGGTAGCAGCCGCGGCGGCAACGCTTCCGGTCAGGAGCGCGGTGGCTACAGGagtgccggcggcggcactgCCAGCGACTCGGAGGGCGCCGGACGGAGgggtggccgaggaggccgggGCGGACGTGGCGGTGAGCGCGGCGATCGCCCAGAGCGCGGTGAAGGTCGGGGAGGCAGGGGACGCGGTCCGCGCGGTGGTTTGAAGGGCGAGGGTGGTGGTTCCGGCAGCCCAGCACCCACCTCTGCTGCGCCCTCGGCTGATTAA
- a CDS encoding 2-oxoisovalerate dehydrogenase subunit alpha, translating into MRVRLPGAASSIGRRCRNHGRGAPKIGSLHQTAPGSASSMRAASTLKQKPDSSFVSFPGAVKSEFTTKFQFERPEQYPAMPTYRVVDQHGVVVDPEFEQDLNDEGVIKLYEDMVAVSVMDSIMFDAQRQGRVSFYMVSAGEEAVCVGSASALEMRDVIFCQYREQGVYRHRGMTFRDFMNQLFANKYDPGQGRNMPVHYGSKELNMHTISSPLATQIPQASGAAYAMKMQRIANPDAPERVAVVYFGEGAASEGDFHAALNIAATRACPVIFICRNNGYSISTPSLEQYKGDGIASRGVGYGIDTVRVDGNDIWAVRKATKKARELALENGGKPVLLECLTYRVGHHSTSDDSFAYRARVEVEDWKRRDNPISRLRKWMESKDMWDDDKEKVMRDRLRKEILKAFSEAEKEKKPPIRAMFEDVYEEMTPDLKKQMAELKDHIERYPEEYDVGEFEGGKDSLKP; encoded by the exons ATGCGAGTTCGTCTCCCTGGCGCAGCTTCATCCATCGGCCGAAGATGCCGCAACCACGGTCGCGGCGCGCCAAAAATCGGCTCCTTGCACCAAACCGCTCCGGGGAGCGCATCCTCAATGAGGGCTGCTAGCACACTTAAACAAAAGCCCGACTCGTCTTTCGTGTCATTTCCCGGCGCGGTCAAGAGCGAGTTCACGACTAAGTTCCAGTTCGAGCGTCCGGAGCAGTATCCCGCAATGCCGACATACCGAGTGGTAGACCAGCATGGCGTCGTTGTGGACCCGGAGTTCGAGCAGGACTTGAACGACGAGGGGGTCATCAAACTTTACGAAGATATGGTGGCCGTCTCGGTCATGGACTCTATCATGTTTGACGCACAGAGACAGGGCCGCGTCAGCTTTTATATGGTATCGGCTGGCGAGGAAGCCGTCTGTGTCGGATCGGCATCGGCTTTGGAGATGAGGGACGTCATCTTCTGTCAATATCGTGAGCAGGGCGTGTACAGGCATCGGGGTATGACTTTCAGGGACTTTATGAACCAGCTGTTTGCGAACAAGTATGATCCGGGCCAAGGAAGAAACATGCCCGTGCACTATGGTAGCAAGGAGCTCAACATG CACACGATATCCTCCCCGTTAGCAACGCAGATACCCCAGGCTTCAGGAGCGGCATACGCAATGAAGATGCAGCGCATCGCAAACCCAGACGCGCCGGAACGGGTCGCAGTTGTGTACTTTGGTGAGGGCGCCGCCTCAGAAGGCGACTTCCACGCCGCACTCAATATCGCGGCGACGAGGGCATGCCCTGTCATATTCATTTGCCGCAACAACGGCTACTCCATTTCGACCCCTTCGCTGGAACAGTACAAGGGAGATGGAATCGCCAGCCGTGGCGTCGGCTACGGCATCGACACGGTTCGAGTCGACGGTAACGACATCTGGGCCGTGCGCAAAGCCACAAAGAAGGCGAGGGAGCTCGCGCTGGAAAACGGCGGGAAGCCAGTCCTCCTCGAGTGTCTGACCTACCGTGTTGGGCACCACAGCACATCTGACGATTCGTTCGCCTACCGGGCGCGTGTAGAGGTCGAGGATTGGAAGCGGAGAGACAATCCAATCTCCAGGCTGCGAAAGTGGATGGAAAGCAAGGATATGTGGGATGACGACAAAGAGAAGGTTATGCGTGATAGGTTGCGGAAGGAGATCTTGAAGGCGTTCTCGGAGGCggaaaaggagaagaagccgcCGATCAGGGCCATGTTCGAAGACGTGTATGAGGAGATGACGCCGGATTTGAAGAAGCAGATGGCAGAGCTGAAAGACCACATCGAAAGATATCCGGAGGAGTATGATGTCGGGGAGTTTGAAGGCGGCAAGGATTCGCTAAAGCCATAG
- a CDS encoding isotrichodermin C-15 hydroxylase, with product MGSIAKEPLSSLDLLAAKGVLERLPTLGNWLLVGTIVYYVGLAIYRLHFHPLAKFPGPTLSAVSGIPWLWESYITGTFTWNVRKLHEKYGKIVRISPNRLAVDGSVGWSDIYSRSGGSEFSKYPGFFGPNGDLTIVGAMTKESHRRYRRALAHAFSETVMHEQEPLITYYVDLFIRRLSDASRDGASFNMVNWLNYVTFDIVGDLSFAHSFNSLENRKGHPWIENMTTGILGGAYNRFLVEFPLAFPAVFFHIRKAVNAFWTNRAYADEKSRARIAKGSADEVTDMVGSDGKPVVRKDFIGYMLRENKDKEALTEVEIVRNAETLMNAGSETTATCLAALTYLLSLPENRDWLNHVTNEVRNYFKREADVTLRSVNPKALPILNACIEESLRYHPPASETTPRVSPGALVNGHYIAKGCVVQIYQLATHHNPENFLECDSFRPQRFLPPTHPLYERRFANDNMASFRPFAYGSRDCIGKNLAYSEMRLVMARTLLRFDFVGVDPVSKDFLTSQRAFTVWVKPSLWVKFKERTDLELKA from the exons ATGGGCTCCATTGCTAAAGAACCCCTCTCTTCCCTCGACTTGCTGGCGGCCAAGGGAGTGCTGGAacgcctacctaccttgggaAACTGGTTGCTTGTCGGC ACGATCGTCTACTACGTTGGCCTGGCCATATACCGACTGCATTTTCACCCTCTCGCCAAATTTCCCGGCCCCACTCTTTCGGCAGTCAGCGGTATTCCCTGGTTGTGGGAGAGTTATATAACCGGTACCTTTACGTGGAATGTGCGAAAGCTGCACGAAAAGTATGGCAAGATTGTGCGCATTTCGCCGAACCGGCTAGCCGTCGACGGTTCCGTTGGATGGTCCGACATTTACTCCCGATCAGGAGGTAGCGAATTCAGCAAATACCCAGGCTTCTTTGGCCCCAATGGAGACTTGACCATCGTCGGCGCGATGACCAAAGAGAGCCACAGACGTTACCGCAGGGCGCTTGCCCACGCCTTCAGCGAGACGGTTATGCATGAACAGGAGCCCCTCATCACCTACTACGTCGACCTTTTTATTCGACGCCTGTCCGATGCATCTCGCGACGGCGCCTCTTTTAACATGGTCAACTGGCTCAACTATGTTACCTTTGACATTGTTGGTGATTTGTCGTTTGCCCACTCCTTCAACTCGCTGGAGAATCGCAAAGGACACCCTTGGATCGAAAACATGACCACGGGTATTTTGGGAGGCGCTTACAATCGCTTCCTCGTGGAATTCCCGCTTGCATTCCCCGCCGTCTTTTTCCACATTCGAAAAGCCGTCAACGCCTTCTGGACCAACCGCGCTTACGCCGACGAAAAGTCCAGGGCGCGCATTGCCAAAGGCAGCGCCGACGAGGTGACGGACATGGTCGGCTCCGACGGCAAACCTGTGGTCCGCAAAGATTTTATCGGCTACATGCTgcgggaaaacaaggacaaggaggccCTGACCGAAGTCGAGATTGTGCGCAACGCCGAAACCCTGATGAACGCCGGCAGCGAAACAACGGCGACTTGCCTTGCCGCCCTCACCTACCTCCTGTCCCTGCCCGAAAATCGCGACTGGCTCAACCACGTTACAAACGAGGTCCGTAACTACTTTAAGCGCGAAGCCGACGTGACCCTTCGCTCCGTCAACCCCAAGGCGCTGCCTATTTTGAATGCTTGCATCGAAGAATCTCTTCGTTACCACCCGCCGGCCTCCGAGACTACGCCACGAGTTTCCCCGGGAGCCCTGGTTAATGGGCACTACATCGCCAAGGGT TGCGTCGTCCAAATCTACCAGCTAGCCACCCACCACAACCCCGAAAACTTCCTGGAATGTGACAGTTTCCGCCCGCAACGCTTCCTGCCGCCGACGCACCCCCTGTACGAACGTCGCTTCGCCAACGACAACATGGCCTCGTTCCGACCATTCGCCTACGGCTCGCGCGACTGCATCGGCAAGAACCTGGCCTACAGCGAGATGCGCCTCGTCATGGCCAGGACCCTGCTTCGCTTCGACTTTGTCGGCGTCGACCCCGTCAGCAAGGATTTCCTAACGTCGCAGCGTGCCTTTACTGTTTGGGTGAAGCCATCCCTGTGGGTCAAGTTTAAGGAGAGGACTGACCTGGAGCTCAAGGCTTGA
- a CDS encoding trichodiene oxygenase — protein sequence MSTTWLLGQSPFAIIAGTWILYQVLKVLYNLSPLHPLSHIPGPRLAAATYIPEFYHDAILVGRYTHQIVEMHRKYGPIVRINPNEVHCNDVNFSDEIYAVGGRKRDKSIHQINGAVFGRSGFGTIDHDVHRMRRAPLGKFFSRNNIAKLESEIHNLVQKLCDKFLKDSGNVIEIATAFSCFTSDAISGYCFGESFGFLEQDGWYPNFRDPALSTVKPIFFFRFFPWTKSFLILVPWIINYLPTDVALLIKTMQIEMPGRVQKTKAEIESGMSLQYKRPTVFGSLLESDLPEEEKSGARLTDEAGAVVGAGTETTSWSLSVMTYHLLAKPEVLQRLQDELRQVVDDPKNLPPWSVLEALPYLGAVIQEGLRLSYGVSSRTARVATEEDLVYRGEFRGRPLEYVIPRGTAVGMSAAITHHDERVYPNSHEFIPERWLKDKDDPQRKEAERALLAFSKGSRGCPGKTLGLCELTLALSAVVLRVLPHARLYETTIRDVAYDHDTQVPRTVKESKGIRVVIN from the exons ATGTCTACTACGTGGCTACTCGGGCAGAGCCCGTTTGCCATCATAGCTGGGACGTGGATTTTGTACCAGGTCCTCAAGGTCCTCTACAACCTCTCGCCGCTTCACCCCCTGAGCCACATTCCCGGACCGAGGCTCGCGGCCGCGACATATATACCAGAGTTTTACCACGATGCCATACTCGTCGGGCGGTACACCCACCAGATTGTGGAAATGCACCGCAAGTACGGGCCCATTGTTCGCATAAACCCAAACGAGGTTCACTGCAACGATGTCAACTTTTCCGACGAGATTTATGCAGTGGGCGGCCGAAAGCGCGACAAGTCAATCCACCAGATCAACGGCGCAGT ATTCGGGAGGTCTGGCTTTGGAACCATTGATCACGATGTGCACCGCATGCGAAGGGCTCCCCTTGGAAAGTTCTTTTCGCGGAACAACATAGCCAAGCTGGAAAGCGAAATCCACAATCTGGTCCAGAAACTGTGCGACAAATTCCTAAAGGACTCTGGAAACGTCATCGAGATCGCCACGGCCTTTAGCTGCTTCACGTCCGACGCCATTTCTGGCTATTGCTTTGGCGAAAGCTTTGGGTTTCTGGAGCAGGACGGATGGTATCCCAATTTTCGCGATCCCGCCCTCTCCACCGTCAAGCCAATCTTCTTTTTCCGCTTTTTCCCATGGACCAAGTCGTTTTTGATCCTGGTGCCCTGGATCATCAACTACCTGCCCACCGACGTGGCGCTTCTCATCAAGACCATGCAGATTGAGATGCCCGGTCGTGTGCAGAAGACCAAGGCGGAGATTGAGTCTGGAATGT CTCTGCAATACAAACGCCCAACCGTCTTTGGCTCGCTGCTAGAGTCAGACCTGCCCGAGGAGGAGAAATCCGGCGCGCGCCTGACGGACGAGGCCGGAGCCGTGGTGGGCGCGGGCACCGAGACGACGAGCTGGTCGCTCTCCGTCATGACGTACCACCTCCTCGCCAAGCCCGAGGTGCTGCAACGGCTGCAGGACGAGCTGCGCCAGGTGGTCGACGACCCCAAGAACCTGCCGCCGTGGTCGGTGCTCGAGGCCCTGCCCTACCTCGGCGCCGTCATCCAGGAGGGGCTGCGGCTGTCGTACGGCGTCTCGTCGCGGACCGCGCGCGTCGCCACCGAGGAGGACCTGGTCTACCGCGGCGAGTTTCGCGGGCGGCCGCTCGAGTACGTCATCCCCCGCGGCACCGCCGTCGGCATGTCGGCGGCCATCACCCACCACGACGAGAGGGTCTATCCGAACTCGCACGAGTTCATCCCCGAGCGCTGgctcaaggacaaggacgacCCGCAGAGGAAGGAGGCCGAGCGTGCGCTATTGGCCTTTTCCAAGGGGAGCAGGGGCTGCCCTGGCAAGAC CCTCGGTCTCTGTGAGTTGACTCTGGCGTTATCCGCCGTGGTCTTGCGCGTCCTCCCCCATGCTCGCCTGTACGAGACGACCATTAGGGATGTGGCGTATGACCACGACACTCAAGTTCCCAGGACGGTCAAGGAGAGCAAAGGGATCCGAGTTGTGATCAACTGA